A stretch of the Halorussus salinus genome encodes the following:
- a CDS encoding DUF7333 family protein gives MEFNLPVTAAILVGIVAVGTAALIGMGFMATSTVLMMVTPSMLVFGAITLAVGVKHGEYRATR, from the coding sequence ATGGAGTTCAATCTGCCCGTGACCGCCGCGATACTGGTCGGAATCGTCGCGGTCGGTACGGCCGCGCTCATCGGGATGGGATTCATGGCCACGAGTACCGTGCTGATGATGGTGACGCCCTCGATGCTGGTGTTCGGCGCGATAACACTCGCCGTCGGCGTCAAGCACGGCGAGTACCGCGCGACGCGATAA
- a CDS encoding phosphoadenosine phosphosulfate reductase family protein, producing MPEDFPNYVDVDYSDGEGEDPEDYASMEHKIEKAIDVTRQGLEEYENPAVMWTGGKDSTLTLYFIKEVAEKFDLDTPTAVFIDHFQHFDEIHDFVAKWEDEWDLDVVYASNDDVGEYAEENDLEPGDDIPIDALNDHNQHHVREILEYEEDEFPFLLDTYVGNHLLKTVALNDTIEELDIDGIISGVRWDEQEARADETFFSPRHDPDIYPPHDRVQPILQFDERAVWDTFWHYVVPDTVEDYPDDGYVPEADDDLPNGLTQDDIPVSPKYFAGFRSLGSEVSTEKSDEEPAWLQDLEDTTERAGRAQDKEDLMERLRDLGYM from the coding sequence ATGCCCGAAGACTTCCCGAACTACGTCGACGTAGACTACAGCGACGGCGAAGGCGAAGACCCCGAGGACTACGCCTCGATGGAACACAAGATCGAGAAGGCTATCGACGTGACCCGGCAGGGTCTCGAAGAGTACGAGAACCCGGCCGTGATGTGGACCGGTGGCAAGGACTCGACGCTCACGCTCTACTTCATCAAGGAAGTCGCCGAGAAGTTCGACCTCGACACCCCGACCGCGGTGTTCATCGACCACTTCCAGCACTTCGACGAGATTCACGACTTCGTCGCCAAGTGGGAAGACGAGTGGGACCTCGATGTCGTCTACGCGAGCAACGACGACGTGGGCGAGTACGCCGAGGAGAACGACCTCGAACCGGGCGACGACATCCCCATCGACGCGCTGAACGACCACAACCAGCACCACGTCCGCGAGATTCTGGAGTACGAGGAGGACGAGTTCCCCTTCCTGCTGGACACCTACGTCGGCAACCACCTGCTGAAGACGGTGGCGCTCAACGACACCATCGAAGAACTCGACATCGACGGCATCATCTCCGGCGTCCGCTGGGACGAACAGGAGGCCCGCGCCGACGAGACGTTCTTCTCCCCGCGCCACGACCCCGACATCTACCCGCCCCACGACCGCGTCCAGCCGATTCTCCAGTTCGACGAGCGCGCCGTCTGGGACACCTTCTGGCACTACGTCGTGCCCGACACGGTCGAAGATTACCCCGACGACGGCTACGTCCCGGAGGCCGACGACGACCTGCCGAACGGCCTGACGCAGGACGACATTCCCGTCAGCCCCAAGTACTTCGCCGGATTCCGCTCGCTGGGTAGCGAGGTCAGCACCGAGAAGTCCGACGAGGAGCCCGCGTGGCTGCAGGACCTCGAAGACACGACCGAGCGCGCGGGCCGCGCCCAAGACAAAGAGGACCTGATGGAGCGCCTGCGCGACCTCGGCTACATGTAG
- a CDS encoding DUF7110 family protein — MTGQVYRLHSTLELPLENVYDHFEEDPDLPPSIVSVDITRRKNTLIISAVADDDSISKYTPTAQLKASISETRVYTEEEQKRREGPRWGDDAEELDEEEDDEPMGELIEVAAFKGDRETVLQNTALQYPMFLVLCDIARLAEKGTLTAITEQDGDLQATRIVDGEDRPASIEVVEGPDSSNSGSNGVDWRDNEFI; from the coding sequence ATGACGGGGCAAGTATATCGACTTCATTCGACGCTCGAACTGCCGCTGGAAAACGTCTACGACCACTTCGAGGAGGACCCCGACCTTCCCCCGAGCATCGTCAGCGTGGACATCACCCGGCGCAAGAACACGCTCATCATCAGCGCCGTCGCGGACGACGACAGTATCAGCAAGTACACGCCGACCGCGCAACTCAAGGCCTCGATCTCCGAGACCCGCGTCTACACCGAAGAAGAGCAGAAGCGACGCGAGGGGCCGCGCTGGGGTGACGACGCAGAGGAACTCGACGAGGAGGAAGACGACGAACCGATGGGCGAACTCATCGAAGTCGCCGCGTTCAAGGGCGACCGCGAGACCGTGTTGCAGAACACGGCGCTCCAGTACCCGATGTTCCTCGTCCTCTGTGACATCGCGCGACTCGCCGAGAAAGGGACGCTGACCGCCATCACCGAACAGGACGGCGACCTGCAAGCGACCCGCATCGTGGACGGCGAGGACCGGCCCGCCTCTATCGAAGTGGTCGAAGGACCGGACTCCTCGAACTCGGGGTCGAACGGGGTCGATTGGCGGGACAACGAGTTTATCTAA
- a CDS encoding glutaredoxin family protein produces the protein MTFQPESDMTEEEVRDRVDAAIEENEVVLFMKGNELMPQCGYSQKALELIQQYRDDYETVDVLDALAEHRAALEDHSGWETIPQTFVNGEFIGGSDVLAELDERGELEAELSA, from the coding sequence ATGACTTTCCAACCGGAAAGCGACATGACCGAAGAAGAGGTTCGGGACCGCGTGGACGCGGCCATCGAGGAGAACGAAGTCGTCCTCTTCATGAAGGGCAACGAGTTGATGCCCCAGTGTGGCTACTCCCAGAAGGCGCTCGAACTCATCCAGCAGTACCGCGACGACTACGAGACGGTGGACGTGCTGGACGCGCTGGCCGAACACCGGGCCGCGCTGGAGGACCACAGCGGTTGGGAGACGATTCCCCAGACGTTCGTGAACGGCGAGTTTATCGGCGGGAGCGACGTATTGGCGGAACTAGACGAGCGCGGCGAACTCGAAGCCGAGTTGTCGGCGTGA
- the gfcR gene encoding transcriptional regulator GfcR — MKNVDDLIESAAELAQQGLSKGEIADELNVSRETASWLVERSGTGAPTTTTTTEPAGGPHDIHVDWSALGRDSNRLYHAGAAMADLLAKQGEEVDLTIGIEKAGAPLATAVARELDTDLGTYAPSKHQWEEGDIEDLGGTFSRNFAQIRDRECYVVDDTITSGTTMTETVEAIREQGGEPVACVVLVDKQGVEEVAGVPVHSLINVVRVGNDD; from the coding sequence ATGAAGAACGTAGACGACCTCATCGAGAGCGCGGCGGAACTCGCCCAGCAGGGGCTATCGAAGGGCGAAATCGCTGACGAACTCAACGTCTCGCGCGAGACCGCGAGTTGGCTGGTCGAGCGGAGCGGCACCGGCGCGCCGACGACTACGACGACGACCGAACCGGCGGGCGGTCCCCACGACATCCACGTCGATTGGTCGGCGCTCGGCCGGGACAGCAACCGACTCTACCACGCCGGGGCCGCGATGGCGGACCTCCTCGCGAAGCAGGGCGAGGAGGTAGACCTCACCATCGGCATCGAGAAGGCGGGCGCGCCCCTCGCGACCGCCGTCGCGCGCGAACTCGACACCGACCTCGGGACCTACGCGCCGAGCAAGCACCAGTGGGAGGAGGGCGACATCGAGGACTTGGGCGGCACGTTCTCGCGGAACTTCGCCCAGATTCGCGACCGGGAGTGCTACGTCGTAGACGACACCATCACCAGCGGGACGACCATGACCGAGACGGTCGAGGCCATCCGCGAGCAGGGCGGGGAACCGGTCGCCTGCGTCGTCCTCGTGGACAAGCAGGGCGTCGAAGAAGTAGCGGGCGTGCCGGTCCACTCGCTCATCAACGTGGTCCGGGTCGGCAACGACGACTAA
- a CDS encoding glucose 1-dehydrogenase: MDAIVVRRGETSPTVADLPRPDPGPGEVLVRTLRVGVDGTDHEVIEGNHGGFPEGEDLLVLGHEAVGVVEEADGTPFEEGDVVVPTVRRPPVEGTNEYFERGEPDMAPPEDCRECGIDGAHGFMSEYFTAPAESLVPVPENLAEWGFLVEPVSISEKAIEHAAASRSAFDWDPDAGLVLGNGSLGLLTLAMLDQRGYERTYCLGRRDRPDPTIDVIEELGATYVDSRRTPVTEIPDAHEAMDFVYEATGYARHAFECIEALAPGGVGALLGVPEPWEFEIDGGRLHKEFVMNNKALVGSVNSNVSHFEAAVETLGEFPAWFLDDLVTGVHDLGNYEAAFAQDETTIKTAVQFSQI, from the coding sequence ATGGACGCTATCGTCGTCCGGCGAGGCGAGACCTCGCCGACAGTCGCCGACCTGCCGCGACCCGACCCCGGACCGGGCGAAGTGTTAGTCCGGACACTCCGAGTCGGCGTCGACGGAACCGACCACGAAGTCATCGAGGGGAACCACGGGGGCTTCCCCGAGGGCGAGGACCTCCTCGTGTTGGGCCACGAGGCGGTCGGCGTCGTCGAGGAGGCCGACGGAACTCCCTTTGAGGAGGGCGACGTGGTGGTGCCGACCGTCCGGCGGCCCCCGGTCGAGGGCACCAACGAGTACTTCGAGCGCGGCGAACCCGACATGGCTCCGCCGGAGGACTGCCGGGAGTGCGGCATCGACGGGGCACACGGGTTCATGTCCGAGTACTTCACCGCGCCCGCGGAGTCACTGGTTCCCGTTCCCGAGAACCTCGCGGAGTGGGGTTTCCTCGTGGAACCGGTCAGCATCTCGGAGAAGGCCATCGAACACGCCGCCGCCTCCCGGTCGGCGTTCGACTGGGACCCCGACGCGGGACTCGTGCTGGGCAACGGGAGTTTGGGTCTCCTCACGCTCGCCATGCTCGACCAGCGCGGGTACGAGCGCACCTACTGTCTCGGACGCCGCGATCGCCCCGACCCGACCATCGACGTTATCGAGGAGTTGGGCGCGACGTACGTCGATTCGCGCCGGACGCCGGTGACCGAGATTCCGGACGCTCACGAGGCGATGGATTTCGTCTACGAGGCGACCGGGTACGCGCGCCACGCCTTCGAGTGCATCGAGGCGCTCGCCCCCGGCGGGGTCGGCGCACTCCTCGGGGTCCCCGAACCGTGGGAGTTCGAAATCGACGGCGGGCGGCTACACAAGGAGTTCGTGATGAACAACAAGGCGCTGGTCGGGAGCGTCAACTCCAACGTCTCGCACTTCGAGGCGGCCGTCGAGACGCTGGGGGAGTTCCCCGCGTGGTTCTTGGACGACCTCGTGACGGGCGTCCACGACCTCGGTAACTACGAGGCGGCGTTTGCACAGGACGAAACGACAATAAAGACGGCGGTACAATTTAGCCAGATATGA
- a CDS encoding AIR synthase family protein yields the protein MIGKLDPNLLARVLSRTGARDDSVIMGPKYGEDAAAMEVGDQLLVVSSDPLSLAKERLGTLAVHVACNDVAASGAEPRWLTNVLFLPNDDEETVDELTSQMDAAARESGVAIVGGHSEYTPALERPMVSMTAMGLADEFVPTGGAEPGDRVILTKGAGIEGTAVLATDFREDLADELPADLLARAEECFGEISVLPESRVVRGAATAMHDPTEGGLLTGMVELATASGVLLDVDRSAVPVRDETAKICEAMGVDPLRIFGSGALLATVPESEVGSVLADLDAAGIRASEIGTVEEVAESASAGVELDGEFVGEAVRDDLYDLWE from the coding sequence ATGATAGGGAAACTGGACCCGAACCTCCTCGCGCGCGTCCTCTCGCGGACGGGCGCACGCGACGATTCGGTAATAATGGGACCGAAGTACGGCGAGGACGCCGCCGCGATGGAAGTCGGCGACCAGTTGCTCGTGGTAAGTTCCGACCCCCTCTCACTGGCGAAAGAGAGACTGGGGACGCTCGCGGTCCACGTCGCCTGTAACGACGTGGCCGCCTCCGGAGCAGAGCCGAGGTGGCTCACGAACGTCCTGTTCCTGCCGAACGACGACGAGGAGACCGTGGACGAACTGACGAGCCAGATGGACGCCGCGGCCCGCGAGTCGGGCGTCGCCATCGTCGGCGGTCACTCCGAGTACACGCCAGCACTGGAGCGTCCGATGGTGTCGATGACGGCGATGGGACTCGCCGACGAGTTCGTCCCGACCGGCGGGGCCGAACCGGGCGACCGCGTGATTCTGACGAAGGGCGCGGGCATCGAGGGGACCGCGGTGCTGGCGACCGACTTCCGCGAGGACCTCGCCGACGAGTTGCCTGCGGACCTGCTGGCGCGCGCCGAGGAGTGCTTCGGCGAGATAAGCGTCCTCCCGGAGTCGCGGGTCGTCCGCGGGGCGGCCACCGCGATGCACGACCCGACCGAGGGCGGCCTGCTGACCGGGATGGTCGAGTTGGCGACCGCTTCGGGGGTCCTCCTCGACGTGGACCGGAGCGCGGTGCCGGTCCGCGACGAGACCGCGAAAATCTGCGAGGCGATGGGGGTAGACCCCCTGCGCATCTTCGGGTCCGGCGCGCTGTTGGCGACCGTGCCCGAGTCGGAAGTCGGGAGCGTTCTTGCCGACCTCGACGCGGCGGGGATTCGAGCGAGCGAAATCGGCACCGTCGAGGAGGTGGCCGAGAGCGCGAGCGCGGGCGTCGAACTCGACGGTGAGTTCGTCGGCGAAGCGGTCCGCGACGACCTCTACGACCTCTGGGAGTAG
- a CDS encoding type II toxin-antitoxin system RelE family toxin: protein MPRAPSTLRFLPEARDDLSIIQEHNPDHAKRILQKIDDWKEKIEWGRVPQDHLTYLTGPGVHNFYRERIGNSGYRVIYEISNDEMTVVGILPKSDDTYDLDEFQRRMGRE, encoded by the coding sequence ATGCCGCGCGCACCATCGACGCTCCGGTTTCTCCCCGAAGCACGGGACGATCTATCTATTATTCAAGAACACAATCCCGACCACGCCAAGCGTATCTTACAAAAAATAGATGATTGGAAAGAGAAGATCGAGTGGGGTCGTGTTCCGCAAGACCATCTAACGTATCTCACCGGACCGGGAGTACACAACTTCTATCGAGAGCGAATCGGTAATAGCGGCTATCGGGTAATCTACGAAATCAGTAACGACGAGATGACCGTCGTTGGTATCCTCCCGAAAAGCGACGACACCTACGACTTGGATGAGTTCCAACGTCGAATGGGCCGGGAGTAA
- a CDS encoding HAD family hydrolase produces the protein MERYDQLYRLYDEYDAATLRALQNFVDLFPPVDSRVALEHWQEASDELDDRKAEVREAFPETGETFCDLAARATRDQAFTALDLYAKYDRGVNVLVLDVDETLRSAGGTDNEIPRETLHLLTEFHEEGLPIVVCTGQTLENVKGFLIQGLGNEIVHSGNLSVVYEAGTGVFTPGHGADTKRLLYDDLDRDVRAIFDAVRSRILSEAPERLRRGCHLQGNEFNVTLKPNFETGSDEAREVIDRALVYELDLLGSAVAEEVEPETEEVGVLESGEGDDEEATPDADAARDWARAYYAAQDPEIRGVLESEGGTPDCDAEDVPGPIRETFERIDVAYYEADAAEIGSLELNKVVGVESAFDVLGIDDPFAAVMGDSKSDLRVMEWVADEEAGIAAAPEHSSRDVLDHVIRTDELVFDRGKAGDVLRTIYALNRLANLG, from the coding sequence ATGGAGCGGTACGACCAACTCTATCGACTCTACGACGAGTACGACGCCGCGACCCTCCGGGCACTCCAAAACTTCGTGGACCTCTTTCCCCCGGTGGACTCGCGGGTCGCGCTCGAACACTGGCAGGAGGCCAGCGACGAACTGGACGACCGCAAAGCCGAGGTGCGCGAGGCGTTCCCCGAGACGGGCGAGACGTTCTGCGACCTCGCGGCGCGGGCGACCCGCGACCAAGCGTTCACCGCGCTGGACCTCTACGCGAAGTACGACCGAGGAGTCAACGTCCTCGTCCTCGACGTGGACGAGACCCTGCGCTCGGCGGGCGGCACCGACAACGAGATTCCCCGCGAGACCCTGCACCTCCTGACGGAGTTCCACGAGGAGGGCCTGCCCATCGTCGTCTGTACGGGCCAAACCTTAGAGAACGTCAAGGGGTTCCTGATTCAGGGGCTGGGCAACGAAATCGTCCACTCCGGGAACCTCTCGGTGGTCTACGAGGCCGGAACCGGGGTGTTCACGCCGGGCCACGGCGCGGACACCAAGCGCCTCCTCTACGACGACTTGGACCGCGACGTGCGCGCCATCTTCGACGCGGTGCGCTCGCGGATCCTCTCGGAAGCGCCCGAACGCCTGCGCCGGGGCTGTCACCTGCAGGGCAACGAGTTCAACGTCACGCTCAAGCCCAACTTCGAGACGGGGAGCGACGAGGCCCGCGAGGTCATCGACCGCGCGCTCGTCTACGAACTCGACCTGCTGGGTTCGGCAGTCGCCGAGGAGGTCGAACCGGAGACCGAGGAGGTCGGGGTGCTGGAATCCGGCGAAGGCGACGACGAGGAGGCGACCCCGGACGCCGACGCGGCGAGGGATTGGGCACGGGCCTACTACGCGGCCCAAGACCCCGAAATCCGGGGCGTCCTCGAAAGCGAGGGCGGGACGCCGGACTGCGATGCGGAGGACGTACCCGGCCCGATTCGGGAGACCTTCGAGCGCATCGACGTGGCCTACTACGAGGCCGACGCCGCCGAAATCGGGAGCCTCGAACTCAACAAGGTCGTGGGCGTCGAGTCGGCCTTCGACGTGCTGGGCATCGACGACCCCTTCGCGGCCGTAATGGGCGACAGCAAGAGCGACCTCCGGGTGATGGAGTGGGTCGCCGACGAGGAGGCCGGTATCGCGGCCGCGCCGGAACACTCCTCGCGGGACGTGCTGGACCACGTGATTCGGACCGACGAACTGGTGTTCGACCGCGGGAAGGCGGGCGACGTTCTGCGGACGATTTACGCGCTGAACCGACTGGCGAATTTGGGGTGA
- a CDS encoding MoaD/ThiS family protein, translating to MNVTVKLTGTLVARTGTHEARVAVPDDATVADVVDELAEQHGPQVRAGVLDGQRLRSDTVVVRETFDSTETLSTHSSLESGDTVRFRLNV from the coding sequence ATGAACGTCACTGTAAAACTTACCGGAACCCTCGTCGCCCGGACCGGCACCCACGAGGCGCGCGTGGCGGTGCCCGACGACGCGACGGTCGCAGACGTGGTGGACGAACTCGCGGAACAGCACGGCCCGCAGGTCCGCGCGGGCGTCCTCGACGGCCAGCGCCTCCGCTCGGACACCGTGGTCGTCCGCGAGACGTTCGACTCGACGGAGACGCTCTCGACTCACAGCTCGCTGGAGAGCGGCGACACGGTTCGGTTCCGACTGAACGTCTGA
- a CDS encoding dihydrodipicolinate synthase family protein, which translates to MTNNAPEPGADDPLGVHGVVPPTVTAFHEDESVDYEATAAHARFVVDRGAHGVFPLGTNGEFPLLNADERDGVVEAVVEEIGDDAPVIAGVGAPSTRQTVAHAEHAESVGADGVVVVTPYYYPVDHDAAVAHYRRVAEAVDLPVYVYHIPSKTGNSLSLDTLDALADIENLVGLKDSSKDVPWLGQAIDAHPELTFLAGSDSLLFPGLEVGCAGMVSAVANAFPELVVDLYEAYDEGDEERARELQSEVYDVRDALKRGPYMAGVKTALGLRDVGFDPGPLRSPLRTMDDEDEDALRDDLADLGLL; encoded by the coding sequence ATGACGAACAACGCGCCCGAACCCGGCGCGGACGACCCGCTCGGCGTCCACGGCGTCGTCCCGCCGACCGTCACGGCGTTCCACGAGGACGAATCGGTCGATTACGAAGCGACTGCCGCCCACGCGCGATTCGTCGTGGACCGCGGCGCGCACGGGGTCTTCCCGCTGGGGACCAACGGCGAGTTTCCGCTGTTGAACGCCGACGAGCGCGACGGCGTGGTCGAAGCGGTCGTGGAGGAAATCGGCGACGACGCGCCGGTCATCGCGGGCGTCGGCGCGCCCAGCACGCGCCAGACCGTCGCGCACGCCGAACACGCCGAATCGGTCGGCGCGGACGGCGTGGTCGTCGTGACGCCGTACTACTATCCGGTGGACCACGACGCCGCGGTCGCCCACTACCGGCGCGTCGCCGAGGCGGTGGACCTCCCGGTGTACGTCTACCACATCCCGAGCAAGACGGGTAACTCGCTGTCGCTCGACACGCTCGACGCGCTCGCGGACATCGAGAATCTGGTCGGGCTGAAGGATTCGAGCAAGGACGTGCCGTGGCTCGGACAGGCCATCGACGCCCACCCCGAGTTGACCTTCCTCGCCGGGTCGGACTCCCTGCTCTTTCCCGGACTCGAAGTCGGCTGTGCGGGCATGGTCAGCGCGGTGGCCAACGCCTTCCCCGAGTTGGTCGTTGACCTCTACGAGGCCTACGACGAGGGCGACGAGGAGCGCGCCCGCGAGTTGCAGAGCGAGGTCTACGACGTGCGCGACGCCCTCAAGCGCGGCCCCTACATGGCTGGCGTCAAGACCGCGCTCGGCCTGCGCGATGTCGGCTTCGACCCCGGCCCGCTCCGGAGTCCCCTCCGGACGATGGACGACGAAGACGAGGATGCACTCCGCGACGACCTCGCCGACCTCGGCCTGCTCTGA
- a CDS encoding mandelate racemase/muconate lactonizing enzyme family protein, with amino-acid sequence MVRNYESLHDPNAEYTMRDLSAETMGCGGQRGEGRDVEITDVQTTMVDGNFPWTLVRIYSDAGVVGTGEAYWGAGVPELIERMKPFVVGENPLDIDRLFEHLVQKMSGEGSIEGVTVSAISGIEVALHDLAGKILDVPAYQLLGGKYRDRVRVYCDCHAGEEADPESNADEAERVVEELGYDALKFDLDVPSGHEKDRANRHLRNPEIGHKVDIVEAVTERVGDRADVAFDCHWTFSAGSAKRLASALEEYDIWWLEDPVPPENHDVQREVTHSTTTPIAAGENVYRKHGQRRLIEEQAVDMIAPDMPKTGGMRETRKIADHADMYYLPVAMHNVSSPVATMASAHVGTAIPNSLAVEYHSYQLGWWEDLVEEDVIEDGYIEIPEEPGLGVTLDMDVVEENMVEGETLFDEA; translated from the coding sequence ATGGTTCGAAACTACGAGTCGCTCCACGACCCGAACGCCGAGTACACGATGCGGGACCTCTCGGCGGAGACGATGGGCTGTGGCGGCCAGCGCGGCGAGGGACGCGACGTAGAGATTACCGACGTGCAGACGACGATGGTGGACGGCAACTTCCCGTGGACGCTCGTGAGAATCTACTCCGACGCCGGGGTCGTGGGGACCGGCGAGGCCTACTGGGGCGCGGGCGTGCCGGAACTCATCGAGCGGATGAAGCCGTTCGTCGTCGGCGAGAACCCGCTGGACATCGACCGCCTGTTCGAGCATCTCGTCCAGAAGATGTCCGGCGAAGGCTCCATCGAGGGCGTCACCGTCAGCGCCATCTCGGGCATCGAGGTCGCGCTCCACGACCTCGCGGGCAAGATTCTCGACGTGCCTGCCTACCAGCTTCTGGGCGGGAAGTACCGCGACCGAGTGCGCGTCTACTGCGACTGTCACGCTGGCGAGGAGGCCGACCCCGAGTCCAACGCCGACGAGGCCGAGCGCGTGGTCGAGGAGTTGGGCTACGACGCCCTGAAGTTCGACCTTGACGTGCCCTCGGGCCACGAGAAGGACCGCGCGAACCGCCACCTCCGGAACCCCGAAATCGGACACAAGGTAGACATCGTGGAGGCCGTCACCGAGCGCGTCGGCGACCGTGCGGACGTGGCCTTCGACTGCCACTGGACGTTCTCGGCGGGGAGCGCCAAGCGACTGGCCAGCGCGCTCGAAGAGTACGACATCTGGTGGCTCGAAGACCCCGTGCCGCCGGAGAACCACGACGTTCAGCGTGAAGTCACGCACTCGACCACCACGCCCATCGCGGCGGGCGAGAACGTCTATCGCAAGCACGGCCAGCGCCGCCTCATCGAGGAGCAGGCCGTGGACATGATAGCGCCGGACATGCCCAAGACCGGCGGCATGCGCGAGACCCGCAAAATCGCCGACCACGCCGACATGTACTACCTGCCGGTCGCGATGCACAACGTCTCCTCGCCGGTCGCCACGATGGCCTCGGCCCACGTCGGCACGGCCATCCCGAACTCGCTCGCGGTCGAGTACCACAGCTATCAGCTCGGCTGGTGGGAGGACCTCGTGGAGGAGGACGTAATCGAGGACGGCTACATCGAGATTCCCGAGGAGCCGGGTCTCGGCGTCACGCTGGACATGGATGTTGTCGAGGAGAACATGGTCGAAGGCGAGACGTTGTTCGACGAAGCTTAG